The genomic region GTCTCGTCCTGATCGCACACGGGCCCGATGGTTTCGTCGGCCATATCGACAACGTTTCGGCCACCGGGTGCCGTACCACGCGCCCGCACGACTGGGCCTTGGCCAACGGCGCCGAAGTCCGGCTGTATCTGATGATCGACGAACGCTACGTATTCAGCGCCGAAGCGCGGGTGGTCTGGGCCAGCAATGAGTACCTGGGCTTCGAATATCTCGAACCGCAACCGCTGCCGGCTTGATTCTTGCGCGAAAGTTCCGGAACCTGTCAGGGACGGTTGCCACCCACCACCGCAGGCCGGAGCAGCCTATGATCCATATGATCCAGGAGATACGCCGGGCGCGGTGCCCGGCGCTGTGAGGTCCAAGGGATGCATCGCATGGAAGAACTGCTGTTGAAAGAACGCCGTGCCGGCGACCGCGTGCCGTTTGCGATGCAGGTGATGGTCGTTTGCAACGACATGGCATGGGCCGCCGATGTGCTCGATCTCTCCGAAGGCGGCTGCGGTATTTTCCGGCCGGTCGGTTGCCTGTTGCGCGAAGGCAATGTCGCGCAGCTGTTTTTCTACCAGGGCATCGGCCCGGCGGTTCCGGTATCGGCGCGGATCGCACGCGTCACCGAACGCCACATCGGTTTCGAGTACCACGATTCGCAGACCATCCCGCCGGCGTTGCCCTGATCCGATGCCCGAAGGCCCCGAGATCCGTCGCGCCGCCGACCGGCTCGCCGCCGCGGTCGTCGGGTTGCCATTGCATCGTGCATGGTTCGCGTTTCCTGCCCTGAAATCGCATGAAACCTCGCTTCCCGGCCATCGCATCGAAGCCGTCACCCCGCACGGCAAAGCACTCCTGACCCGATTCGACAATGGCTGGACGCTCTACAGCCACAACCAGCTGTACGGCGTATGGAAGATCGCCGCAGCCGGCGAGCGCCCCGAGAGCACCCGCTCGCTGCGGGTGGCGCTGGACACCGGGCACAGCACGATCCTGCTGTATTCCGCCTCCGACATCGAGATGTGGCGCAGCGACGACGTGCACCGCCATCCGTTCCTGATGAAACTCGGCCCCGATGTCCTCGATCCGACGCTCACAGCCGTGGCCGTGGCCAAACGCCTGCACGACCCGCGTTTCAGGAGTCGCGCACTGGGCACCCTGCTGCTGGATCAGGGCTTTCTCGCCGGCATGGGCAACTACCTGCGCTCGGAAGTGCTGTTCGCCGCCGGCCTGCTGCCGGAACGCAAACCCGCCGATCTCACGCCCGCACGGTTGCGGTCGCTTGCGCGCGAACTGTTGGCGATCCCCCGCCGCAGTTACGCCACGCGCGGGATCGAGCCCGCCAAGGGCATGCGCGAAGATTATCTGACCGACACGCCCGAAGGATTCCGCTTCCTCGTCTTCGACCGCGAAGGCCAACCCTGCCCGCAATGCGGTACGCGCATCGTCCGCCAGGAAACGGGTTCGCGCCGGCTGTATCTATGCCGGCGCTGCCAGACCTGAAGTCATGACCCGGGCGACCATCCTTCAGGCGACATAGAGACAACCGGTGACCGCCCAACGCGCCGTCGTCGCCGGATAGCTGGTCGTGATCCGGGCGATGGAAATGCGCACGTCGGTATTCTTGTCGGCATACAGCGTGACCGGGCCGAACGCCTTGCGGTCGAGATTGCTGTAGCCGGTGGCGACATGGAGGTCGTGCCAGGCGAAAGTGCCGCCGACGACCGTGCCAACCTGGAAGTCGGCGGTATCGGTGGCTGCGGGCAAACGGAACCCGGCGCTGACCTGTTCGATCTGCAGACGGTAACCCGCCGGCACCGTGAATTGGGCGGTGACGCCGCTGTAGCCTGCGGGAAAGGCGATCGAGCCCGTGGCCTGGAACGGTTTGGGGCAAGCGTCGCCGTGCGCCTGTGCGGCGAAAGGCGCGCAGGCCAGCGCCGCGAGAAGAAGAAAGCTCCGATGCGTTTTCATAGGGATGTCCTGATGTCCATGAGAGGGTTGAAGCACGGCCTTGTGCCGTATCGTTCGCGCGCCGTGCGCGGGCGGTCCCCCGCCAGCCGCATCGGGCACCCCAGCCTTAACGGTGCCGGGCAGGATCTGGGGACACGATCAGCCGACACGATCAGGGGACACGCGGAGGCCGATCTCGGTAAGCTTGTGCGATGCGAACCTTCCATCACGTGATCGCCGGCACCGAGCGCCCATCGCACAGCGGGCGCCAACTCGACGTGTTCGATCCGGCCACCGGCCACGTCCATGCGCAGGTCGCTGCCGGAGACGCGGACGATGCCGCCGACGCCATCGCTGCGGCGCAGGCGGCGTTGCCGGCATGGTCGTCGTTGCCGTCGAGCGAACGCGCGCGCTGGCTGGAGCGCCTGGCCGACGCGCTCGAAGCGCGGCTCGACGATTTCGCCCATGCCGAGGCGGTCGACGGCGGAAAACCCTACGCATTGGCGCGCGATGTCGAAATTCCGCGCGCGATCGCCAATCTGCGTTTCTTCGCGCACGCCGCCACCCAGTTCGCCAGCGAATCGCACCACGGACAGGCCGGGCTCAACTACACCCTGCGCCAGCCGCTGGGCGCGGTCGCCACGATCTCGCCATGGAACCTGCCGCTGTATCTGTTCACCTGGAAGATCGCGCCGGCGCTGGCGGCGGGCAACACCGTTGTCGCCAAGCCCTCCGAAGTCACGCCGGCCACCGCGACCATGCTCGGGCGGCTCACGAACGAGATCGGCTTCCCGGCCGGCGTGCTCAACATCGTCCACGGTCTCGGCCCCGACATCGGCGAGCCGCTGGTGCTGGATCCAACCATCAAGGCCGTGTCGTTCACCGGCAGCACCGCCGTCGGCAAGCGCATCGCCGCCCTCGCCGCTTCGCAACTCAAGAAAGTCTCGCTGGAACTCGGCGGCAAGAACCCGACCCTGATCTTCGCCGACAGCGACTGGCGCGATCAGCTCGATGTCATCGTCCGTTCGGCATTCCAGAACAGCGGCCAGATCTGCCTGTGCGGCTCACGCATACTGATCGAACGCAGCGTCTATGCCGAAGTCCGCGATGCGCTGGTCCAGCACGCCCTGGCGCTGCGCGTCGGCGACCCGATGGATTCGGACACGCGCATGGGCCCGCTGGTATCGCAGGCGCATTTCGACAAAGTCCTCGCGGCGCTGCAGCGCGCACGCGACGAAGGCGGTCATGTGCTGTGCGGCGGCCATGCGCTGGACCGCCCCGGCTGGTTCGTGGCCCCGACGGTCATCGAGGGTCTCGGCCCGGACTGCGCGACCAATCGCGAGGAAATCTTCGGCCCGGTGGTGACGCTGCAGCCTTTCGAGACCGACGATGCAGCGCTTGCCTTGGCGAATGCAGGCGACTACGGGCTCGCCGCATCGCTGTGGACCAACGACCTCAAGCGCGCGCACCATGTCGCCGCGCAGTTGCGCGTGGGCATGGTGTGGATCAACACCTGGCTGATGCGCGATCTGCGCACGCCGTTCGGCGGTATCGGCCAGTCCGGCATGGGTCGCGAAGGCGGCATGGAAGCCATGAGATTCTTCACCGAAGCAAAGAACATAGGAGTTGCACTGTGACCCGATCGCTGGAGGATCTGTTGCGCAACAACCGGGCATGGGCCGAACGGGTCCGTGACGAAGACCCTGATTTCTTCAAGCGGCTTTCGCGCCAGCAGGCACCGAAATACCTGTGGATCGGCTGCTCCGACTCGCGCGTGCCGGCGAACCAGATCCTCGGGCTCGATCCGGGTGAAGTCTTCGTGCACCGCAACGTCGCCAACCTCGTCGTGCACACCGACCTCAACTGCTTGAGCTCGATCCAGTTCGCGGTCGATCTGCTCAAGGTCGAACACATCCTGATCGTCGGCCACTATGGCTGCAGCGGCGTCCACGCCAGCCTCACCGGGAGCCGCGTCGGCCTGGCCGACAACTGGCTGCGCCACGTCGGCGATGTCGCCCAGAAACATGCGGCGCTGCTCGACACGGTGGAACCGGGATCGATGCGCCATGCGCGGCTGTGCGAACTCAACGTGATCGAACAGGTGACCAACGTCTGCCAGACCACCGTGGTCCAGGATGCATGGGCTCGCGACCAGCCACTGACCGTGCACGGCTGGATCTATGGTCTGCACGACGGCAAGGTGCGTCAGCTCGGTCTGGATGCAAGCTCGCCGACCGAACTGGCGGAGCAGTATCCCGCGGCGGTGGCGGCACTCGGAAACGACAGGAGCGAATGATGAGCGACATCATCCACGCCGCAGCCGCGCCCAAGCCCGTCGGCAGTTATCCGCACGCACGCCGCGTCGACGGCCCGGGATCAGGTCCGGGGCAAGCCCTGCTGTTTCTGTCCGGCATCGGTCCGCGCGACCCGGCCAGCAACGGCATTCCGGGCAATGTCCACGACGCCGACGGCCGCCTGATCGCCTACGACATCTCCGCGCAGACGCACGCGGTCTTCGCCAACGTGCGCACGGTGCTCGACGCCAGCGGCGCGCGCTGGGAAGACCTGGTCGACGTGACCGTGTACCTCACCGACA from Lysobacter sp. harbors:
- the can gene encoding carbonate dehydratase, producing MEPAAVSVHLEDRAGAGGGQHRCRQALRSHAGHRDHARAAHERDRLPGRRAQHRPRSRPRHRRAAGAGSNHQGRVVHRQHRRRQAHRRPRRFATQESLAGTRRQEPDPDLRRQRLARSARCHRPFGIPEQRPDLPVRLTHTDRTQRLCRSPRCAGPARPGAARRRPDGFGHAHGPAGIAGAFRQSPRGAAARTRRRRSCAVRRPCAGPPRLVRGPDGHRGSRPGLRDQSRGNLRPGGDAAAFRDRRCSACLGECRRLRARRIAVDQRPQARAPCRRAVARGHGVDQHLADARSAHAVRRYRPVRHGSRRRHGSHEILHRSKEHRSCTVTRSLEDLLRNNRAWAERVRDEDPDFFKRLSRQQAPKYLWIGCSDSRVPANQILGLDPGEVFVHRNVANLVVHTDLNCLSSIQFAVDLLKVEHILIVGHYGCSGVHASLTGSRVGLADNWLRHVGDVAQKHAALLDTVEPGSMRHARLCELNVIEQVTNVCQTTVVQDAWARDQPLTVHGWIYGLHDGKVRQLGLDASSPTELAEQYPAAVAALGNDRSE
- a CDS encoding RidA family protein, with the translated sequence MMSDIIHAAAAPKPVGSYPHARRVDGPGSGPGQALLFLSGIGPRDPASNGIPGNVHDADGRLIAYDISAQTHAVFANVRTVLDASGARWEDLVDVTVYLTDMARDFKTYNAIWAEYFPDAANAPCRTTLGITALPTPIAIELKCIAVAKE
- the nei gene encoding endonuclease VIII, which gives rise to MPEGPEIRRAADRLAAAVVGLPLHRAWFAFPALKSHETSLPGHRIEAVTPHGKALLTRFDNGWTLYSHNQLYGVWKIAAAGERPESTRSLRVALDTGHSTILLYSASDIEMWRSDDVHRHPFLMKLGPDVLDPTLTAVAVAKRLHDPRFRSRALGTLLLDQGFLAGMGNYLRSEVLFAAGLLPERKPADLTPARLRSLARELLAIPRRSYATRGIEPAKGMREDYLTDTPEGFRFLVFDREGQPCPQCGTRIVRQETGSRRLYLCRRCQT
- a CDS encoding PilZ domain-containing protein — translated: MSPEERRRAERHEYDCLVLIAHGPDGFVGHIDNVSATGCRTTRPHDWALANGAEVRLYLMIDERYVFSAEARVVWASNEYLGFEYLEPQPLPA
- a CDS encoding PilZ domain-containing protein; this translates as MHRMEELLLKERRAGDRVPFAMQVMVVCNDMAWAADVLDLSEGGCGIFRPVGCLLREGNVAQLFFYQGIGPAVPVSARIARVTERHIGFEYHDSQTIPPALP